The Chanos chanos chromosome 3, fChaCha1.1, whole genome shotgun sequence genome segment TTTGGAGTTTATTCTcgcccgctatgaggattaagtcagggggtgctgccctgttttgtttgttgcaatcctgtgggcatgtaaagccctttgagactgtaaacagtgataaagggctttaaataaacttaaacttgaaacttgaacttgataaTGTCAAAATATACAACTTTCACACTTACatgagacaggtagagagagacaggcttaCCTGGCATGCAGTCCACATGGTGATCACACAACTCCACCGTCTTAGAATTCATTGTCATATGCCCTTGGTTCAGACTCTTCGTATGCTGTTTGTCTGAGAGTAGATAAATTGTTTATATGCCATATCAACTGGTTCTGAAAtcttttaatacattttcacatATAACATTAATTTCAACTGTGGTGGATGCCAAATCACAAATTCCACCAGATTCCAGGTTTTAGGCTGTCACTCTAatccagtggttctcaactccagtcctgagtgCCCTCTGttctgcacatctttgttttaacccttcattatcacagttaattgagctaatcaagggcttgatgattaattgatcattAGAATCAGGGGTGTCAGTCCctagttaaaacaaagacgtgcaggacagggggcccttaGGACTGGAGTTGAGGACCACTGCTTTACGCAATATGTGCCATTGTTTCTAACACTCATATACCAATCCTAAACATGAGAGCATTGCCTATAAACAAGTGGTCAAATCAAGTACCTTTATTTTTAGGTCTTGGTCTCATATCCTCATAGTCAGTCCAGTCAAACAGCGCCATGTTTAGAGTAGGCATCAcctcttcttctgcttttctGCCCTGACATGCCACATGTTCAAGACAAAACCCATTTAATAATTCACAtgtacaaaaacattaaaaacacacattcttttctATTATACCAATCTGATCTGATACCAATCTTAAACTGatatttgaaattcatttttggAGACACTAAAGCAGTCCTTTTTACATATCTGTAGGTGGTCTGCTTTTGTGCTCACTAGCAGATGGTGAGAGTTTCTTTTAGCACACActagagaaaaacaatgaaaataatacaaaaaaaagaacagatctgTCCAAAATGAATAGATGTGGATGGTCAGCCTAATTTTTAttgaaaaacaagagaagcaCTCTCAGAGATTTTGACGATAAGGTCACCATTTGCTTATGATTCTCCTCACTTCAAAACTCGAAAGAACAGGGTTGAATTTGTTGATCTATAGTCTATAGTCCATGGTGTTTAATTAAAAAGGCTGGACAGCTTGACAATGGATACCTGGAGTTTAGTGTGGGGAGGTGACAGAGCAGAGGGTTCCTCACTGGCCACTGTGGTTGCCAGGGATATGCTGGAGCCAGTGATGACCACAGGGGACATGGGAGACTCAGCAGGATTCCTCAAGGATAGTTTACTGGTATTTTGCTTCACAGAAATCTCCCTCTCCCTTACAGTTAATCCAAAATCTGTTGGATGATGTGAAAAAATACAGACTGAAGGATTAAAAAGAAGCaatgtgagaggaaaaaaacggAATCTCTACTCACCCTTGCTATGGTAAACTCTAGTCCTGTGCCTTCTGTTCGTCTTGCGCCCATTCCCTTGTTTCCTGCTTTTCCTTGTGACCTCACTTCCGGGAGAAACGTTGTCCTGCCCCAAGACTACAATTTCAAATTTTGGGATGTTCTTCTCCCTCTGGTCCTCAGGATCCATCTCCAAATGAACAGGACTCAGACCCTCAAACTCTGGCCAGTCATCTTGGGCCTGGATCACAGGCAGACGATGCCTTTCATAGAGCTGGGCTgcactcttcttctcttttcctctagCGTGCCTCTTTCCATGTCCACTCTGATGATCTGAGACCTCAGAGTTTGGCAGGTTGATGGCATCGCCTGGGGCATGTACTGTCCCAGTATCCTTGGTCATTTTATCTGTACTCTCAACACTGTGTGCCATAAACAGCACAATAAGGAGAAAAGCCTGACCAATAAACCGAGCCATGATTGCCATTCTGAGTATAAAATCCTGTGTATGAAACAAAGTGTAAGTGTTTCAGTTAAACCTCCTACTGGGGTATAACTCTGACAAAAAGACCATTTAGTACACTTCTGATTTAATTTATATAATGCAGATGTTTTCAcgtgtttcatttttcacagttcTTGAAATTCTGTTCTTtaaataagagaaaataaatttaaGA includes the following:
- the draxinb gene encoding draxin-A, which translates into the protein MARFIGQAFLLIVLFMAHSVESTDKMTKDTGTVHAPGDAINLPNSEVSDHQSGHGKRHARGKEKKSAAQLYERHRLPVIQAQDDWPEFEGLSPVHLEMDPEDQREKNIPKFEIVVLGQDNVSPGSEVTRKSRKQGNGRKTNRRHRTRVYHSKDFGLTVREREISVKQNTSKLSLRNPAESPMSPVVITGSSISLATTVASEEPSALSPPHTKLQGRKAEEEVMPTLNMALFDWTDYEDMRPRPKNKDKQHTKSLNQGHMTMNSKTVELCDHHVDCMPGSCCNLRKHTCELHNHGLNNKCYDDCMCEEGLRCYARFHRNHRVTRKKGRCIDPDTVNSDHGTFFTI